A window from Nitrospira sp. ND1 encodes these proteins:
- the rimP gene encoding ribosome maturation factor RimP: MSDAGAVSAGKPSVKRAEALNLRVQEIAAPILQSYGLELVEAVCVGQGPRTVIRVFIDKPGGITLTDCEQAHRSLSPALDVIDPFPHAYTLEISSPGLDRPLRSVQDYRRLIGKPVTLKLCEPIQAQWRLVGAVVEVDDRGVTLAIQQKKTTETIRVEFDQIALARRKVEFS; the protein is encoded by the coding sequence ATGAGTGACGCGGGAGCAGTGTCGGCAGGGAAGCCGTCGGTGAAACGCGCTGAGGCGCTGAACCTTCGCGTCCAAGAAATTGCCGCTCCTATTTTGCAGTCTTATGGTCTGGAGTTGGTCGAGGCCGTCTGCGTCGGCCAAGGGCCCAGGACCGTGATTCGTGTTTTTATCGACAAGCCTGGAGGGATCACCCTGACAGACTGTGAGCAGGCGCATCGCTCGTTGAGCCCGGCGCTCGATGTGATTGATCCATTCCCGCATGCCTATACGCTGGAAATTTCGTCTCCCGGGCTGGATCGTCCCTTGCGGAGCGTGCAAGACTATCGGCGTCTGATCGGGAAGCCGGTCACACTCAAATTGTGCGAACCTATTCAGGCGCAGTGGCGGCTGGTTGGCGCAGTGGTTGAGGTGGACGACCGGGGGGTGACCCTTGCCATTCAGCAGAAGAAAACCACGGAGACAATCCGAGTTGAGTTTGATCAAATCGCTCTGGCGCGGCGGAAGGTGGAGTTCTCGTAA
- the nusA gene encoding transcription termination factor NusA — translation MNRELIAVIDEIGRQKGIDKARVIGAIESALQTAAKKRFGQAENIQVEIDPKTGEISVVSKKIIVDTVANPKAEISLKEAREYDEGAEVGDEIGSLIEMDELGRIAAQTAKQVIFQKVREAEWEAVQKEYSTRQGDLVNGIILGMERRNFLVDLGKTEAILPIQEQIPRETYRRGDRVKALLLEVRRTPKDVQVILSRSHPQFVAKMFELEVPEVGEKIVEIKSIVREPGDRTKIAVSSRDKAVDPVGACVGIKGSRVQAVVRELRGEKIDIITWTQDPRVFIAEALNPATIEKVGIDEEKKSALVVVADSQLSLAIGKNGQNVRLAARLTGWKIDIISATEYEKEKAERDRDIKAALAEETEAQRQQDEARAAAQQAE, via the coding sequence ATGAACCGAGAGTTGATCGCCGTCATCGATGAAATCGGCCGTCAAAAAGGGATCGATAAGGCCAGGGTCATTGGCGCGATCGAGTCAGCGCTTCAAACTGCTGCCAAGAAACGATTCGGCCAGGCCGAAAACATCCAGGTGGAAATCGATCCGAAGACCGGCGAAATCTCGGTCGTTTCAAAGAAAATCATTGTCGATACGGTGGCCAATCCGAAAGCGGAAATCTCGCTAAAGGAAGCGCGCGAATATGACGAAGGCGCGGAGGTTGGCGATGAGATCGGTTCATTGATCGAGATGGACGAGTTAGGCCGGATTGCGGCCCAAACGGCCAAGCAGGTGATCTTTCAGAAAGTGCGCGAAGCCGAGTGGGAAGCTGTTCAGAAGGAGTACTCGACCCGTCAGGGTGATTTGGTGAACGGCATTATTCTCGGCATGGAGCGCCGAAACTTTCTGGTCGATCTCGGCAAGACCGAAGCGATTCTTCCCATTCAGGAACAGATCCCGCGCGAAACCTATCGTCGCGGAGACCGGGTGAAGGCCCTGCTCTTGGAGGTGCGTCGCACCCCCAAGGACGTGCAGGTCATTCTTTCCCGCAGCCACCCGCAGTTTGTGGCGAAGATGTTTGAGCTCGAAGTGCCGGAAGTCGGTGAAAAGATCGTTGAAATCAAGTCGATCGTGCGTGAGCCCGGCGACCGTACCAAAATTGCGGTTTCCTCGCGGGACAAGGCTGTCGATCCGGTAGGGGCTTGTGTCGGCATCAAGGGATCGCGTGTGCAGGCTGTGGTTCGTGAGTTGCGCGGGGAAAAGATCGACATTATTACGTGGACACAGGATCCGCGTGTCTTTATCGCCGAGGCGCTGAATCCCGCCACGATCGAGAAGGTCGGGATCGACGAAGAAAAGAAGTCGGCCCTGGTGGTGGTGGCCGATTCGCAGTTGTCTCTGGCGATCGGGAAGAACGGGCAAAATGTGCGACTCGCCGCGCGCTTGACCGGTTGGAAGATCGATATCATCAGCGCGACCGAATACGAGAAAGAAAAGGCGGAGCGGGATCGGGATATCAAGGCGGCCCTGGCAGAGGAAACCGAGGCGCAGCGCCAGCAGGATGAAGCGCGGGCTGCTGCGCAACAGGCGGAGTGA
- the infB gene encoding translation initiation factor IF-2, which yields MRVYELAKQLGMENRELIPELKRLGIPVASHSSALDDDSVRVVLEKLSSKARGGEAVSGGHEAKKMVRSSKEPGASHERGHAAAHEESPKPDKKRILIKKKREEGAEDVAASLAAAEAAFAPVAPAGTEASVVASTAGPDAEAIEAAPVEPAPPEELVSPPPVVTVSEEPLVKPVQVPQVTAPPLDALATAKKKSAATEAMESEAAAREKLKKAKKAPRTREEDEAKFKNDATRWGDLRAIPVQRREDRSKHIHHASPTEVTKPRKKSVKLSAGVSVKEFAELIGQRPADVVRKLMEMGQMVTFNQSINLEAASLIAEEYGTRVEVSTEKVGEALLEEAAQSSGEEHAVLRPPVVTIMGHVDHGKTSLLDAIRLTKVAEGEAGGITQHIGAYIVGVRGKQVTFLDTPGHEAFTAMRARGAKATDIVILVVAADDGVMPQTVEAIHHAKAAGVPLIVAINKVDKPGANIDRVKNALTEHGLVPEPWGGDTIMVEVSAKQRTGLDQLLEMILLQAEVLELKADPSRMAKGLVIEAKLDRGRGPIATVLVQSGTLHVGDAFVVGNFSGRVRALVTDTGSKTTEAGPSVPVEVIGLPGVPSAGDLFTIVKDERVAREIAQERAMKQRAADLAGPAKVSLDDLFAKIQEGNVKELPIVIKADVQGSAEALAAAVEKMPAGAVKLRVMHTGVGGITETDILLAAASKAIVIGFNIRPEPKAAALAEREGVDVRLYSIIYDALNDIRAAMEGLLEPTLKERVLGRAEVRQMFTIPKAGLVAGCYVVDGVISRASVGVRVIRDSVVAYEGKLGSLRRFKDDVREVQQGYECGITVENFNDLKAGDIIEAYVVDKIAAKLEPANRGTSPQSHRA from the coding sequence ATGCGCGTGTACGAATTAGCAAAGCAGCTGGGGATGGAAAATCGGGAGCTGATTCCTGAACTGAAACGGCTCGGGATTCCGGTGGCGTCCCACAGCAGCGCCTTGGATGACGATTCGGTTCGCGTTGTCTTGGAGAAGCTGAGCTCGAAGGCTCGGGGCGGTGAGGCTGTCTCCGGTGGGCATGAGGCGAAGAAAATGGTTCGCTCGTCGAAAGAGCCCGGTGCGTCTCACGAGAGGGGGCACGCGGCGGCGCACGAAGAGTCCCCGAAGCCGGACAAGAAACGGATTCTCATCAAGAAGAAGAGGGAAGAAGGTGCGGAGGATGTTGCGGCCTCTCTGGCGGCGGCAGAAGCGGCGTTTGCGCCCGTCGCCCCTGCAGGAACCGAAGCGTCGGTGGTGGCGTCGACGGCTGGTCCTGACGCAGAAGCGATTGAAGCCGCCCCGGTTGAACCTGCCCCACCCGAAGAATTAGTGTCCCCACCGCCTGTCGTGACCGTTTCGGAGGAGCCGCTCGTCAAGCCGGTCCAGGTTCCCCAGGTCACGGCTCCCCCGCTTGATGCGCTGGCGACGGCAAAGAAGAAGAGTGCGGCCACGGAGGCCATGGAGAGCGAAGCGGCGGCTCGAGAAAAATTGAAAAAAGCCAAGAAGGCTCCGCGGACCCGTGAGGAAGATGAAGCCAAGTTTAAGAACGACGCCACTCGATGGGGAGATCTGCGGGCAATCCCGGTGCAGCGGCGCGAAGACCGATCCAAGCATATTCACCATGCCTCGCCAACGGAAGTCACCAAGCCGAGAAAGAAAAGCGTGAAATTGAGCGCAGGAGTGAGCGTCAAGGAATTCGCAGAACTCATCGGTCAGCGGCCTGCGGACGTGGTCCGGAAGCTGATGGAGATGGGGCAGATGGTGACCTTCAATCAGTCGATCAATCTGGAGGCTGCCTCCTTGATCGCCGAAGAGTATGGCACCAGGGTGGAAGTGTCGACAGAAAAGGTTGGCGAAGCGTTGCTGGAAGAAGCCGCCCAATCATCGGGTGAGGAGCATGCGGTCTTGCGGCCTCCGGTCGTCACGATCATGGGGCATGTCGATCATGGGAAAACGTCTTTGCTCGATGCGATTCGCCTGACAAAGGTGGCGGAAGGTGAGGCCGGAGGGATTACGCAGCATATCGGCGCCTATATCGTCGGAGTTCGCGGTAAGCAGGTGACCTTCCTTGATACCCCGGGTCACGAAGCCTTTACGGCCATGCGTGCCAGAGGCGCGAAGGCCACGGACATCGTGATTCTGGTCGTGGCTGCCGATGATGGCGTCATGCCGCAGACGGTGGAAGCCATCCATCATGCCAAGGCTGCCGGAGTGCCATTGATCGTCGCCATCAATAAGGTCGACAAGCCGGGAGCCAATATCGATCGTGTCAAGAATGCCCTGACCGAGCATGGGCTGGTTCCTGAGCCCTGGGGTGGCGACACGATTATGGTTGAGGTGTCCGCGAAGCAACGGACCGGCCTGGACCAGTTGTTGGAAATGATTCTTCTGCAGGCGGAAGTCTTGGAGTTGAAGGCGGATCCATCGCGCATGGCCAAGGGCCTGGTGATCGAGGCGAAGTTGGACCGCGGGCGTGGACCGATCGCGACGGTGCTGGTGCAGAGCGGGACGCTCCATGTCGGGGATGCATTTGTAGTCGGCAATTTCAGCGGCCGCGTGCGCGCGCTCGTGACTGACACGGGGAGCAAGACGACTGAAGCTGGCCCGTCTGTTCCTGTCGAGGTGATTGGTTTGCCGGGCGTGCCGTCGGCCGGCGATTTGTTCACCATCGTGAAAGATGAACGGGTTGCCCGTGAGATTGCGCAGGAGCGGGCGATGAAGCAGCGGGCGGCGGACCTGGCCGGGCCGGCGAAGGTGAGCCTGGATGATCTGTTTGCCAAGATTCAGGAAGGCAATGTCAAAGAATTGCCCATCGTCATCAAGGCCGATGTGCAGGGGTCGGCCGAGGCCTTGGCTGCCGCGGTGGAAAAAATGCCAGCCGGCGCAGTCAAGTTGCGCGTAATGCATACCGGGGTGGGCGGTATTACCGAAACCGACATTCTCTTGGCGGCCGCGTCCAAGGCCATCGTGATCGGATTTAATATTCGTCCGGAACCGAAGGCGGCGGCGTTGGCCGAGCGGGAGGGCGTCGATGTGCGCCTGTACAGCATTATTTACGATGCACTCAACGATATCCGCGCCGCGATGGAGGGCTTACTCGAACCCACGCTCAAGGAGCGTGTCCTTGGGCGGGCTGAAGTACGGCAGATGTTTACGATCCCCAAGGCCGGTCTGGTGGCCGGCTGTTACGTGGTGGATGGCGTCATCTCTCGGGCCAGCGTCGGCGTGCGCGTGATTCGGGATAGTGTGGTGGCCTATGAAGGCAAGCTGGGCTCGCTCCGTCGCTTCAAGGATGATGTGCGTGAAGTGCAGCAGGGGTATGAGTGCGGTATCACGGTCGAAAACTTCAATGATCTCAAGGCCGGGGACATTATCGAGGCCTACGTCGTTGATAAGATTGCCGCCAAGCTTGAGCCTGCGAACCGTGGCACGTCTCCGCAAAGTCATCGGGCATGA
- a CDS encoding DUF503 domain-containing protein: MTVGLCTVELFIPDGHSLKEKRQVLQSLKTRLRDKFNLSVAEVGDQDLWQKAILGMACVANESAHVNQVLD, translated from the coding sequence ATGACCGTCGGGCTCTGCACGGTTGAGTTGTTCATTCCCGACGGGCATTCGTTGAAAGAGAAACGCCAGGTCCTGCAAAGCCTGAAGACCCGGTTGCGAGACAAGTTTAATCTATCGGTCGCGGAAGTCGGAGACCAGGATTTGTGGCAGAAGGCAATTTTAGGTATGGCCTGCGTGGCGAATGAATCCGCGCATGTGAACCAGGTGTTGGATTAA
- the rbfA gene encoding 30S ribosome-binding factor RbfA, protein MTKSTYSRADRVADQIRMEVADILMRKIKDPRVRSVTVTDVELTKDLRIARVFVTTMEQNKDERLVFDGLAKASGFVRAELGRRLALRYLPELIFMKDISGPRADRVLELLDGLHRDQSHEEMLAEPPHTDV, encoded by the coding sequence ATGACCAAATCGACGTACAGCCGGGCCGATCGTGTGGCAGACCAGATCCGCATGGAAGTGGCCGACATTCTGATGCGGAAGATTAAGGATCCGCGTGTGCGCTCGGTCACCGTGACCGATGTGGAGTTGACCAAAGATCTTCGCATCGCGCGCGTCTTTGTGACGACCATGGAGCAGAATAAGGATGAGCGGTTGGTGTTCGACGGGCTGGCGAAGGCCAGCGGTTTCGTTCGGGCGGAGTTGGGGCGGCGTCTGGCATTACGATACCTGCCGGAGCTGATCTTTATGAAAGACATCAGTGGCCCTAGAGCTGACCGAGTCCTGGAGCTGTTGGATGGACTGCACCGCGATCAATCCCACGAAGAGATGTTGGCAGAGCCCCCCCACACCGATGTCTAG
- the truB gene encoding tRNA pseudouridine(55) synthase TruB, whose amino-acid sequence MTMIASMEPRATTVLQDGVLNVRKEAGWTSHDVVARIRGKLRGMKLGHAGTLDPAAAGVLPLLVGRGTRIAEYLLEWDKTYLAGLRLGETTDTQDATGTVLLRSPIESLSEARIREVVAGFEGRIQQLPPMYSAVKVGGVPLYKAARAGREVSRQVREVTVFRLDIVDVQIPEVALRVVCSKGTYIRTLCADIGDKLGVGGHMATLVRERVGPLTLEQALTVDEIESRLEQGTLAASMLTLDQALFGLPVCIVGAATAGRVLHGMPVPASEVLAWHGLSSPLSEGANRAIRIKDGAGRLLAIGTMPDGMNAEAPGANAQSIAVSKVLVTEESQGGSIANSIEE is encoded by the coding sequence ATGACCATGATCGCCTCGATGGAGCCACGCGCGACTACTGTGCTTCAGGACGGAGTGTTGAATGTCCGCAAGGAAGCCGGGTGGACGTCGCACGATGTGGTGGCTCGCATTCGTGGGAAGTTGCGCGGCATGAAGTTGGGCCATGCCGGAACGCTGGATCCGGCGGCGGCCGGCGTCCTGCCGTTGCTCGTCGGGCGTGGAACGCGCATCGCTGAATATTTGCTGGAATGGGACAAAACCTATCTCGCCGGATTGCGCCTCGGTGAAACAACCGACACGCAAGATGCCACCGGGACCGTGCTCCTGCGTTCACCGATTGAGTCGTTGTCCGAAGCCCGCATCCGTGAAGTGGTAGCTGGGTTTGAGGGGCGCATTCAGCAACTCCCTCCCATGTATTCTGCGGTAAAAGTCGGCGGGGTTCCGTTATACAAAGCGGCGCGAGCCGGGCGGGAGGTCTCCCGGCAGGTTCGTGAAGTGACCGTCTTTCGCCTCGATATCGTGGATGTTCAGATTCCTGAAGTGGCGCTCCGGGTGGTCTGTTCCAAGGGGACGTATATCAGGACGCTCTGCGCGGATATCGGCGACAAGTTAGGGGTCGGCGGTCATATGGCGACGTTGGTCCGCGAGCGCGTGGGGCCACTGACCCTTGAGCAGGCGTTGACGGTGGACGAAATCGAATCACGCTTGGAGCAAGGCACGCTGGCGGCGTCGATGTTGACGTTGGATCAGGCGCTGTTCGGACTTCCGGTTTGTATCGTGGGGGCGGCGACGGCCGGCCGGGTCCTGCACGGCATGCCGGTTCCTGCCTCAGAAGTGCTGGCCTGGCATGGCTTGTCTTCGCCTCTCTCTGAGGGGGCGAATCGGGCCATTCGCATCAAGGACGGAGCGGGGCGGTTATTAGCCATCGGCACGATGCCGGACGGCATGAATGCTGAGGCGCCGGGGGCGAATGCGCAGTCGATTGCTGTATCGAAAGTATTGGTCACAGAAGAATCACAGGGTGGTAGTATCGCGAACTCAATAGAGGAGTAG
- the rpsO gene encoding 30S ribosomal protein S15, producing the protein MALVKEVKTELVKGFQQHDKDTGSPEVQIAILTNRITYLTEHFKLHKKDHHSRRGLLTLVGRRRRLLDYLRKVEEARYRAILERLGIRK; encoded by the coding sequence ATGGCACTGGTAAAAGAAGTGAAAACGGAATTGGTCAAGGGTTTCCAGCAGCATGACAAGGACACCGGATCTCCGGAAGTGCAGATCGCGATCCTGACGAACCGGATTACGTACTTGACGGAACATTTCAAGTTGCACAAGAAGGACCACCATTCCCGGCGCGGGTTGTTGACACTGGTCGGACGTCGTCGTCGGTTGTTGGACTATCTCCGAAAAGTTGAAGAAGCCCGGTATCGCGCCATTCTGGAGCGACTGGGTATTCGTAAGTAG